The genomic region AGAGGCATCAGATTTATTCGATCTGATTCTCAGGTAAGCAGTCATATTAAATCTGAGGTTAATTTACTTTGTATCAGATTATATATTGAAATTGTCATTTGAAAAATGTTgttatttcttccttttttttataacctgTGGTGGTCTTTCAGGTGTTCCTTTTTGCCAACTCCAAATGCAAAAGGTACTTTCACAACAAGCTGAAGCCGTCAAAGCTTACCTGGACAGCCATGTACAGGAAGCAGCACAAAAAGGTATACTTGCATTTTTCACTTGATATATTAAATCTTAGATGCCAATACTCCCTCCCAACCGGTATAGTTATCTTAGAAATGTCCTGATTAGTTACATTAGATATAAGAAGCTATTAAAACTCTTGGAAATTGATTTGGTTTGATCATCTGTTTTCATCATACATTAGTTATATTCCCATAGAATCTGTATAAATCTTTCTTCTGCTAATCTCCTTGTGATCAATCTTCATGATAAATTTAGCCTCTTAATCTGCCCTTTAGTGGCCATTCTTTTAGTATGAAGTAACTGGCAGCCTAGCAGTCTGTTGTTTGTATCTCATAGTTGTATGAAGTAGCTGGCAGCCGAGCGTCTGTTTTGTATCTCGTATTAATTGCAGATGTTCTTGACATAATTAGGATATTGCTCAAGAAGCTGTGAAGAAGAGGAGACGGGCCACCAAGAAGCCTTACTCAAGGTCTATTGTCGGTGCTACCCTGGAGGTTATCCAGAAGAGAAGAACTGAGAAGCCAGAAGTTCGTGATGCTGCACGTGAAGCTGCACTTCGGTTAGTGTTCTTGTCTATTCTTGTA from Pyrus communis chromosome 9, drPyrComm1.1, whole genome shotgun sequence harbors:
- the LOC137746201 gene encoding large ribosomal subunit protein eL24, giving the protein MVLKTELCRFSGDKIYPGRGIRFIRSDSQVFLFANSKCKRYFHNKLKPSKLTWTAMYRKQHKKDIAQEAVKKRRRATKKPYSRSIVGATLEVIQKRRTEKPEVRDAAREAALREIKERIKKTKDEKKAKKAEVTKSQKTQGKGSIPKGGAPKGPKLGGGGGKR